The genomic stretch GTACCGGACATCATTTGATGGGTCTCATCTATAAAGGCCATTATAGACTGGTCAACAAATAGGCAAAAGTGAAAATTTAAAACATACCATCGCTTCGCATCAACAAATCCACAGCCTTGCTATATTGCCCACTAAACACCAGCCAACAAGCTGCCCTGGAAAGCTTCCCCTCTTTCTCCCATCTGTCATGTATAAAATTTATCAACAAGTTGCCCAGAAAAATAGCATATAACCAGCGCACCGTTTGATAGCAAGATTCAGCTCCTCTTCTCTCAAACTCCACCCACACAGCTGCAGTGCTACTTGCCTTTGCACGAgctttgttgttgttacaGGTGGCCTCCAACTGAGCTGGTCAACGCCCCTCCTCGCCGCAATGATGTTTAATGCCGTGCCCCAATTACCGTACCAGTCGTCCGCAGGCGAGCGGCTTCGTTGCGTGCTGCGTCCATGTGTATGGCTGCGATGTTGCTGCCGCGTGTATTCGGAGCTGCTTCCAGTACTGTTTGTATGGGTATGGTGGTGCCCTTGACCCTGTTGCTGCCCTGGCAAatcgaggaggagggagcGTTGAACGTCTCGGTCATCACTAGGCTGAGGGATGTTGCTGCTACCTGTAGGTGGGATGCCCTCCCAAATTCCCAGCAGGCCATGATAAGAAAAATCGTACCCATGAAGTCGAGGGGTTGGGACACAAAGAACGTCTTGTGAATCTGGAACAGGTGCAACATCAGGGATAAAAGTGCATAAAGCGCGTAGGACGACGTACGATATATCCAAGCCCATAACTCTGATAGATGTTGGGTGGTGCCATCGGAAGGTTCATGGTCGTCCTGAGTAACAGAAATGTTATGATGTGGCTGAAAAGCATATGATTAGGTTCAATGAATAGATGAAGCCATTCCCAATGCAAACAACGCACCTGGCTAAGCCCGTACCCAGCCTTCGCCCTGCGTCTCATAATCATCGAAATATCATCCTGAACAACATGAATAATCCCCTGTTTACGTGCCTCCTTTTCTCTAGCTTTATTCGCCCGCATGTTGGTCGGCCGCTCTCTCGATATCCGCACACTATGCAGCCCCATGCTCTCCTGCTCTTTCCGCGAGCTCTGGGCCATCTCATCGGTTTGTCTACCGGCGCCGCTTCCGCGAGTTCCGATGCCATTTCCCCCCGTCTCATCGTCTATCAGCACCGTATCTCCTCGAGAAAGACTTCGCTTCGCCAACGCTCGTGGCTCGCCACGCTCTCCACTCCGATACTTCCTGATTGACGCAGGACTATATGTGCGGGTTTTGCCTGGGCGACTGGCTGCTAGACCCGTCGGGCCAGTGTGTGCTGACACAGTATGGCCGCTACTGGGGTTGGTGGTCGCCATAAAACTGGTAATGCCACCCATGACAGGAGCTGCAGTGCTCGCAAAAGTCGTTGAAGAGGAACTAGTGGTGGTCTCCGTGCTCACACCATTACCTGTTCCCGTACTTGAGTTTGACCCGACTCCAGCaagggatggggatggagtTAGAGCAGGGAATCCTTCTTCGTCGCCACGCCCAAATAAAGCTGGAGGGCCGCCTGAAGCATTACTTCCTGTGTGAATAGGTGCAGCCGATGCTGAAAGCGTAGGATGTGCGCCAACGCGAGACCCTTCGTGATTCACGGACCGTCCTCTCACTCTTGAACCATCTCTTGACGGATGCGACCTCGACCTTGACATCTTCCCTTTCCCCCTTTCCCTTGTCCGATCTCTCCCCACATCTCCGGTCCTATATCCAAATTCATTTATCCCTCCCGAATCTGTATTTCCTTGTGTAGCCTCAACATTGTTtatctcttcctctttgtATCCTTCTATTACCCTCATTCCAACTCCTGCGCCGATTGCTAAATCTCCTCGTGCGCTCCAAGCAACTTGCTTGGTTGTGTCGTGAATTGCATAGAGTTCAAGGTCGCCATCTTTGTTGACGACCATCACGTTCGATGCAAGAGGGTAATGTGTCTCTCCCGAATTGGCTAGGGCGCGAGACATTGGTACAAGTGCGAATGATGAAAGAGGGCGAGGGAATGATTTTGCTTTGGATAGGAAGGTTAGTCACGCGCAATTGTGAAAAAAATCGGATATCTTACTTCGTCGAGTATCAGCGAGGACGTGCATTAACTGGCCAGGTCCAGATTGACGAGAACGATCTCTTTCCTTGAGCGATGATTGAGATTGCGTGGAGCGTTCTGATCCCCAGGCCAGATTGGCTGCCCAACTCCTCCTCGTTGCGCGACTAGAATCTCTCGAGGTCCGTGTTTCCCCATCGGACGACCCGCCAGCACCACTCGCACCGGCGCCTCCATCTAAGGCTTGCACTCTTGACTCTCTCAAATCCCAGAACCGCACATAATCGGCGTCGCGCTCCAGAGTAGCCAGACACTCCCTGCGTGTGTTGGAAAACTCGATGTTGGCGTATGCGATTCCATTCCCTGTCCTCACTCTCGCGCCATCTGCAAAAGCGTCTTTCTCTGAGAATGTGAGTAAAGGTTGTGCTAGCCGCCGTGCATCCCATACGGTGATTGCAGTGTCGCTGAAGCATGCTAGCCGATGCTGGTCGAAAGGGTCTGTCGCGATGCCGTGAACCTTTGAAGCGACGTTGACGACTGTGGCTGCTGGAGAGCGGAGGTCAAATAGACGGAGCCAGCGAAGCGATATACCGGCGAGAAGTAGATTGGAGGAATCGggtaaaaaagaaagtgagGAGACAATTTCAGTCGGTGCGTATTGCTGGATTATACGTGGATCTATCCGAGCTTGACTTTCCAGCCGTGGAAGTAAAGGCAGAGGCCGGGAGGGAAGTGGGGACATAGTGTTAAGAACTGATGACACCTCTCCTGATTGATTATGAACGGGCAAGGTTAAGGACAACGCAGAGGTGCTGATGTCCCATAAAATTAGACTGGCATCTCCGCGCACTTTATCGAGTCCAACAGCGAGATAGTTCGGGTCCACTGGATTAAACGCTAGAGCATTGCACGTCCGGGAGTTTCGTACTGGTAATGTTACTGAAGGACCACTGGATAGTACATTTTTGCGCTGTGCTTGCTTTCCCGCTTCTAAACGGATAAGGTCAACCTTTCCGGTACTCAACCCAACTGCTATCAGGTCATCAAAGGATGGGTCTGGAGACCATGCAAAACACTATAACACTTGTAAAATTAGCAAATCTTTGGGGAAAAAAAAGCGAGCAAACCTTCATAAAATGCAAATCATGTTGCGACGTAACATGCCTTATTTCCGGGTACTCTGCTGCCCATTCATACAGTGTAATCTGTGAATTCCCTCCCACTACGAACTTATCGTCATATCTGGGGTGCCAGAGAAGGCGCTTGTCTGGCTGAACCATTCTTGATCGCCAACGCTTGGCCTGCTGCCGCTACGGTGCCGGTGCAAAACCCGTCGGTGTTTGAAGAAATCCTGAGGAGGTTATTGCTCTACAACCTATCAAAATAATTTCAGAACATGTGCATTATCTCCGTTCAACGCGACGTCGGCTTGAAGTGGGCAAGAGGTGGGCAAGAGGTGGTATCAACGATGTGGTCGGTCTCCAAACCGAGCACAGACTGGAGCTCGCGTGACCGCGTGCATCGGCCCGAGATGCTGGTGACAATGTCACATTAATTCTCCCGCGATCTTTGCCAGTGAGTCGTAGACTGGTCCCAAACTGGCCAGACTTCAGTCGCTCGTCTGCGCACTGAACTGTGCCTTCATCGATTGAGTCGATGTTACATTCTTTTCTATATGGCGCTAGACCTTCTATATATCACCCACGTGTATATCTGGTTGAACACGGAACTTGTCAGACGATACTGGCAGATCCTTATATTCGAGCCGATTTGGGAACGCTGTTGGACCGCTATGTAACTGGGATCTATGTCTTTAGGGAAATGATGAAGTCCGAAtgaacaggaacaggagtAAGAGTTTTATTATATCGTATTGCTTTGGATACTGATCACCCGCAAATTTTCCTGGATTGAATTTCAACATAATTGGTGATTCCAAAATGGTTCTTCTCCTTCATTATAACCTTCTATTGCTTGTGTGCTCAGTTCCCTAAAATGGGATTCTCCATATCTCCACCTTCATCATTGTGGGGTAAGGTATAAATATTCGAGGGCGACTTTGATCCAATGTTAAACAAGAAATGGGACTTAGAGCGCCTTGAGGACTGGCCTATACATCGCTTCTTTGTTTTCGCGTTGTTTTCCCTCGCGGCCACACGGGGCTGCCTTCGCAAATGCATTCACTGCTTTTTATACCCTTCCTAATTCATCTGTGTTCTTCCTGCGACTGGCCTGTCATTGATTCTGCCAAGGCTACTCACCTTTTGGATGTACTCCTATCTCTGTTCAAATTCTGGAAGAAGCAGCCTTGTCGGCTTCTCTGTTTCGCAATACACACAAATTATCAAAGTAAGCGCATAGACTCGCTGAGCAGAAAGGTTTTCCACCAATTGGTGCCTTCTTGTCCTGCTGATGAATCAAACCGATATCTCAGGCCATTTCTCTGCCACTAGGAAAAATGGCCCCAAATACCGGAAATCCTATCGCTTGGGTCTGAATTTAGACCAACGATACGTCAATAGTTTTCTGATTGCCATTTTCCCCATATCTCAATTGTATGTGGAAACATGAGGACCGACTAGCCGACTTTACGAGATGGAATGGACTTCATAGTAATCAATCATCGCGGACCGTCACAACGGTCCGCTTAGAGGGAATTATACCTCCTCGTCGTGGACTACTCTTCAAAATATGCAAAGTTTGTTTATTCCCCAAAAATCAGTACAGTCTCATTAATGTTTGTCTTGCTTTTAACTTCTCACCAGACCATGGTCACGCGGCGAACTATGAAGCCGCCAACGCATATCTTTAGCTTTTTGAGTGGCACCCCGAAGCAAATATACATCTATGAAGCACACTGTCCTCATCCGAAAATACTGCTCCAGTCGAACACGGGTTCCCCAATTTATGCCAATGAAGCTATGTTCTATGTTTGGTCCCCTCAAGAACCGATTTCTGACAGAACAACTGAGTTCCGTAGTCGTTGCCAATAAGAGATCTCCCACTAATGATAACTCGAATGATTTATATATCTGGAGCAGCCGTGAAACATTGCTCCAAGCTGAACTCCCGAGGATCTCTTACCCCCCTCTTCAACTACCGCAAATCATTTACACAGAAACGTAACAATGGGAGTTGCACCTGGACCCACCTCCACGAAAGGTCCTGCTGTGGGCAGCTCGGATTACCACCAACTAGTTAAGCGAGACCGACCATGGTACAAGAACTCGAGTAAGACTTCAATTTCATACTTAGAAAGGTTTGATCCAAATGATAACGTTGTCTAAGGACTCGTCGTGTTGAATGGATTGATTTGCCTTCTGTAAGCCCCGTTCTGGAATACACTCAGAAAGTAATTATTCAACTCATTTCTCGCAGGTTGATTACCTCGTCGACGAGTGGATATGATGGTTAGTTTATCTACAAGATTTAAGTGAATGAGAATTGAAGTGCACCGAATCGATCAGGTAGTATGATTAGTATGTATATCTCGGACTGATTTCTACTTGGAATCTTGATGATTTTCCTCTTGAATAGACGGTCTACAGAGCGTGACCGAGTGGGAGAAATTTTTCAATTTCCCTGCAGGTGGGAAGGTGCGTCCAACAACAATATCCTAATATTACCCACCGTACTGATTCTTATTCATATCATCTATAGCTGGGCCTTTTCAACGCCATTCAGGTTTGGCTATATTCTCTTCTGTCGAACGCATTATTTATTCTCACCTCAGAATATCGGATCTCTCTGTGCCTATCCTTTTGCTCCATACATCGCCGATGGTTTGGGCCGTAGATCGACTATCTGGATGGGCGCAGCGATCATGGTTATTGCAACCGTTATACAGACCGCATCGCAGAACTTTGGAATGTTCATTGGAGCACGGTGCGAATCATTTGCGGGGCCCCGTTCAGCAATTATTCATACTAACTGAGAGTTTCCAATCCATAGATTTTTGATTGGATTTGGGCTTACCTTTGGTGCATCGTCCGCCCCGCTTTTGATTACGGAGATTGCGTATCCTACTCAGCGGGCACAGTTGACATCAGTGTATAACAGTCTTTGGTATGAGCCGCATCAGTCCCATCAGAGCATCACTGAATCATCATTCAACCTTCAAGGCATCTTGGAAGCATCATGTACGTCCATCTAAGCAAACCCTCCACATAATCAATAGTAACCTCATTCTCCATTGCATAGCGCTGCATGGACTGTAAGCGTGACAAGAGGTTTTTATCAGGACTATCACTGACGCCGTACCGTAATAGACCTTTGGTACATTCCGTATCTCATCGAATTGGTCATGGAGAATTCCATCGGCTCTTCAAGGACTTCCTTCCGTTATCCAGTTCTTCCTCCTGTGGCTAGTGCCCGAATCTCCTCGATGGCTAGTTGGTAGAGGAAGGTATGACAGATGTCAATTGTGTTGTTTTCAAGGTCCGGCGCTTAATCTTCCATAACTTGATTAGGGAATCTGAGGCGCTAGAGACACTTGCGTACTATCATGCCGACGGCGACAGGTAAACCAATGCATCGGCATTTGATAATTTCATTTAATCATCAAAACATCTAGAAATGATCCACTAGTGCAATGGGAATTCGAAGAAATTAAGGCTGCCCTGGCATTTGATCGCGAGGTCGCAGCAAACGTCGGCTGGTTATCACTATTTTCAACCCCAGGAAACCGTCGTCGCATGCGCATTATTGTTGCACTTGCCTTCTTCTCGCAATGGTCTGGGAATGGATTAGGGTTCGCCTTGTTTTATGATATCTGATCATTGTGCCTCGTCTGAAAACCGCCATTTTGCTTCTAGGTCATACTGTAAGCATATAAACGGTGGAAAGTGAATGATGTTGGCTGACACCGGAATCAGACCTTAACAAAGTTCTGACGGCCATCGGAAGTGAGTGAAGGTCATAATATATGACGACACAGGTACTGACCTGGTGCACCAGTTACTGACCCGAACACCCAATTGCTAATTGTTCGTGTTTACTCTGCATCTTTCATGACATTACTGATGATGAGCGCACATAGAACGGAATGTTGAGTATTTTCAGTTGTATTGTGGCCGTTTCTTCGGGATTCCTGTGTGAACGAGTTGGAAGGAGGCCGCTATTCTTGTCCTCTTGCTTGGGTATGTCACATTTTGTTGCTCCACAGTGAATCCACTGATCGCTATATTTTTGTAGGTTTACTATTAACATGGACTTTGGAGACTATATGCTTCGCGGTATATTCTGAGACTGGGGACAAGGCTGCAGGAAACGCTGTCGTGGCTATGATGTGTACGTACTTGCGTTGAACATTCAGACCATGCTTCTTACCTAAATTGTTGAACAGTCTTATTCTCTTTTGCATGTAAGGTCGTTTTTATCTTCGATTACGGATGACTAATATAATACTGCTTTATGATGTGACTACAGACAACGTATGTTTTCTGAACATATTTCAAAACTCTTATTATCTGTGCTAACATGTTCTGCTCAGCTTGCCTTCTCACCATTGATTGTTTCGTGGGTCTTTGGTCTTTTTTAACTTGTCCAACTGACTGACTAGCCATTCAAGCTATACGGTGGAGATTCTTCCATACGCCATACGTGCCAAGGGGTTCACAGTATTCAACTTTGCAATTTCTTTGTCGCTGATCTTCAATCAGTAAGCATGCTTGACACCATTGGAAAGACGACGGCCGAGTTCTGATTCCAAATATCTAGATACGTCAATCCTATTGCATTTAAAGCGTAAGACCATTCCAAAACTCTCTTAGACGCACGCTCACTTTCTTATCTTAGATTGGGATGGAAATATTTCGTCCgtttttccattttcttttAAAAGATAAATATTGAAAGTACATGCAGCTTGTCTACGTATTTTGGATCGCTTTTGAGACAGCCTTCTGCTACTTTTTCGTCGTGGAAACCAAGAACGTGAGCACACTTTTTCTAAAACGCAGAATAAAACTTGAAACGTCAAATTCACGCTTAGCGGAGTCTGGAAGAGACTGCTGCGTAAGTTTACATATCCTGCGTGGCCATTCAAACTGTCTGACCTCATACCTTGTGATACAGGTTGTTCGATGGAACTGAGGCAGTATTGATGGTAACAGAAAAGGCTGCAGAGAATGCTGGCCTCAAGAAGCGGTTGGCAAATGAAGAGAGCAAGAAAGAAAGTAGTGAGAAAATCGAACAAGCAATGATTGAGCAGATCTAATCGCACATTAAACATGAAATAGTCGCATTAGCTCTTTGTTCCACGATAACAGCGTCTCTATGTATAAATTTTAAACTCCTTTGTACTATTTTTTCTTACGGAATTGGGCACGTAACTAAGCCACAGGCATGGATTTATAATCAGTATATAAAATACAACATTCAACGAGTAAGTAATTACTATTACTTCTTGATCCCTTAAACTACACATAACgagaggaagacgaagacgaatttTGGACAAAATACAGCAGATGATGACCCGAAGCAAGACCAAGTATATGCCAACAAACATAGGagcaaagacaaaaaaaataatataaAGCTGCTTTCAAAAGCTAGAAtttctccccctccttctGGGATTCAAAACGGACTCATAAACCGCCCTCGTTTCATCATCTGGAATCATAAACGCAACATTTTCGAACGACCGCGAGAATCGCGCTCCCTGACTCACCAAAAGCTCCCTCCACACCCTTGCCACCTTTCGGACATCATTTTTAAACACACCCGTGCCGAAACTACCTAGCACAAGGTTCCGCGCGCCCTGCCGCTCAAAAAGTGCCAACACACGCGCCAT from Psilocybe cubensis strain MGC-MH-2018 chromosome 2, whole genome shotgun sequence encodes the following:
- a CDS encoding SEH-associated protein 4 produces the protein MVQPDKRLLWHPRYDDKFVVGGNSQITLYEWAAEYPEIRHVTSQHDLHFMKCFAWSPDPSFDDLIAVGLSTGKVDLIRLEAGKQAQRKNVLSSGPSVTLPVRNSRTCNALAFNPVDPNYLAVGLDKVRGDASLILWDISTSALSLTLPVHNQSGEVSSVLNTMSPLPSRPLPLLPRLESQARIDPRIIQQYAPTEIVSSLSFLPDSSNLLLAGISLRWLRLFDLRSPAATVVNVASKVHGIATDPFDQHRLACFSDTAITVWDARRLAQPLLTFSEKDAFADGARVRTGNGIAYANIEFSNTRRECLATLERDADYVRFWDLRESRVQALDGGAGASGAGGSSDGETRTSRDSSRATRRSWAANLAWGSERSTQSQSSLKERDRSRQSGPGQLMHVLADTRRTKSFPRPLSSFALVPMSRALANSGETHYPLASNVMVVNKDGDLELYAIHDTTKQVAWSARGDLAIGAGVGMRVIEGYKEEEINNVEATQGNTDSGGINEFGYRTGDVGRDRTRERGKGKMSRSRSHPSRDGSRVRGRSVNHEGSRVGAHPTLSASAAPIHTGSNASGGPPALFGRGDEEGFPALTPSPSLAGVGSNSSTGTGNGVSTETTTSSSSTTFASTAAPVMGGITSFMATTNPSSGHTVSAHTGPTGLAASRPGKTRTYSPASIRKYRSGERGEPRALAKRSLSRGDTVLIDDETGGNGIGTRGSGAGRQTDEMAQSSRKEQESMGLHSVRISRERPTNMRANKAREKEARKQGIIHVVQDDISMIMRRRAKAGYGLSQPHHNISVTQDDHEPSDGTTQHLSELWAWIYHSQDVLCVPTPRLHGYDFSYHGLLGIWEGIPPTGSSNIPQPSDDRDVQRSLLLDLPGQQQGQGHHHTHTNSTGSSSEYTRQQHRSHTHGRSTQRSRSPADDWYGNWGTALNIIAARRGVDQLSWRPPVTTTKLVQRQVALQLCGWSLREEELNLAIKRWEKEGKLSRAACWLVFSGQYSKAVDLLMRSDDETHQMMSGTVAALAPLTSSGSGRGLELREHYGRLIIRLHDPYFRVMLTHLALGDWTEVLEEEVIPFRERIAIAFQFLDDKALSSYLKRTIEHARLHGDIDALIITGLTPTGMNILQAYLDRTGDVQSAAILSSYVCPQRFRDKRAEKWLEAYRDLLDGFKLHHLRVGLDIERGQILHDAIQNGDMPPEEWAPRQILIRCHYCNKPVSTPAVGAGMGLVQSLKGRPTACSNCSRELPRCSVCLMTLSIVHDAAREIDLGYTHHSDTFDDAIVICQTCRHGGHAVHILEWFTGEDGQRTHDICPVADCECRCADEF
- a CDS encoding Lactose permease, with the protein product MINGLQSVTEWEKFFNFPAGGKLGLFNAIQNIGSLCAYPFAPYIADGLGRRSTIWMGAAIMVIATVIQTASQNFGMFIGARFLIGFGLTFGASSAPLLITEIAYPTQRAQLTSVYNSLWYEPHQSHQSITESSFNLQGILEASLPESPRWLVGRGRESEALETLAYYHADGDRNDPLVQWEFEEIKAALAFDREVAANVGWLSLFSTPGNRRRMRIIVALAFFSQWSGNGLGCIVAVSSGFLCERVGRRPLFLSSCLGLLLTWTLETICFAVYSETGDKAAGNAVVAMMSFCYFFVVETKNRSLEETAALFDGTEAVLMVTEKAAENAGLKKRLANEESKKESSEKIEQAMIEQI